The genome window TTAAAAAAACTCAGAAACTTAGAAACTCAGAAACTAAAAAAAACAAAAATGGCACAATATACAAGAATTGAAGTTGCAGCAGTAATGAAGGAAACAGGATTAGTTCCATTGTTTTTTCATACAGATGTAACATTAGCAAAAAAAGTACTTAAAGCATGTTATGACGGTGGCGCCCGCTTGATGGAATTTACCAGCAGAGGAGATTTTGCTTTCGAAATTTTTGGAGAACTTAACAAATATGCTATCGCGGAATTACCAGGAATGATTCTGGGAGTAGGATCAATTACTGATGCAGCAGCTGCGTCTCTTTATATGCAGCTAGGAGCAAATTTTATCGTTACTCCGGTTTTTAGAGAAGATATCGCTATTGCCTGCAACCGCAGAAAAGTATTATGGTCACCAGGCTGTGCATCACTTACTGAAATTGCAAGAGCAGAAGAATTGGGCTGCGAAATTGTAAAATTATTCCCTGGTGAAATCTACGGACCTCAATTCATAAAAGGTATAAAAGGACCTTGCCCTTGGACAAGTATCATGCCTACGGGAGGTGTTACAACCGCAAAAGACAATCTGACAAGCTGGTTTGATGCAGGTGCGGTATGTGTAGGTATGGGATCTCAGCTAATTACTAACGAAATATTGAAAAACCAAGATTTAGGTCTA of Flavobacterium marginilacus contains these proteins:
- a CDS encoding bifunctional 4-hydroxy-2-oxoglutarate aldolase/2-dehydro-3-deoxy-phosphogluconate aldolase, whose translation is MAQYTRIEVAAVMKETGLVPLFFHTDVTLAKKVLKACYDGGARLMEFTSRGDFAFEIFGELNKYAIAELPGMILGVGSITDAAAASLYMQLGANFIVTPVFREDIAIACNRRKVLWSPGCASLTEIARAEELGCEIVKLFPGEIYGPQFIKGIKGPCPWTSIMPTGGVTTAKDNLTSWFDAGAVCVGMGSQLITNEILKNQDLGLLETQVRNTLATIKEIRKK